One genomic segment of [Pasteurella] aerogenes includes these proteins:
- the yecM gene encoding Uncharacterized protein conserved in bacteria, with protein MTIFNQNHPLFTQNGKTLSDFIRFEAQILQLAQTMRISLADYEIDHLAIRVNQCKDAEDWLTALTKCGRILGDNIVNGRVIYLIELDIPLFFANREVNIIELPFPKKHDYPENTWEHIEVVIPFLPNESVAQWVNRIEDAFLWNNLNELTVKVSEPKVEGEQLPNPSIAVKLRNSSSNYTCIKVHPYNIKKVIEV; from the coding sequence ATGACTATTTTTAATCAAAATCATCCGTTATTTACTCAAAATGGTAAAACTTTATCCGATTTTATCCGCTTTGAAGCGCAAATTTTGCAGTTGGCGCAAACGATGCGAATTTCCTTGGCGGATTACGAAATTGATCATTTGGCAATAAGAGTAAATCAATGTAAAGATGCGGAAGATTGGCTGACAGCGCTGACAAAGTGCGGTAGAATTTTGGGCGATAATATTGTCAATGGGCGTGTGATTTATCTAATTGAGTTGGATATACCGCTGTTTTTCGCTAATCGGGAAGTCAATATTATTGAGTTACCGTTTCCTAAAAAACATGATTATCCGGAAAATACATGGGAACATATTGAAGTTGTGATCCCGTTTTTACCTAATGAAAGCGTAGCGCAATGGGTTAATCGGATAGAAGATGCGTTTTTGTGGAACAATTTAAATGAATTAACTGTCAAAGTAAGCGAACCAAAAGTCGAAGGGGAGCAATTACCAAATCCTTCGATTGCAGTAAAATTAAGAAATTCATCTTCTAATTATACTTGTATTAAGGTTCACCCATATAATATTAAGAAAGTAATCGAGGTTTAA
- a CDS encoding peptidase M22, glycoprotease gives MKNITLLALDTATEACSVALWHHGEMTYLDEIAQRSHTKRILPMVDQLLANSGLQLKQVDALAFGRGPGSFTGVRVAAGIAQGLALGADLPVIPISNLTAMAQQAYEQYGANRVLAAIDARMDEVYFSYLQGQKVRSDFGEFIDWQTIIVEQVCSPEQVVMQLAEMNTPSVQAEDRQVGTGWAAYALLNEGNIGCPSDIQLPSARYMLSLALPHYCRQEYISAVEIEPVYLRNTVAWKKLPGRE, from the coding sequence ATGAAGAATATAACGCTGTTGGCATTGGATACTGCAACGGAAGCTTGTTCTGTCGCCTTATGGCATCATGGGGAAATGACCTATTTAGATGAAATTGCTCAACGCTCGCATACCAAGCGGATTCTGCCAATGGTAGATCAATTGTTGGCAAATTCCGGTCTTCAATTAAAGCAAGTGGATGCTTTAGCATTTGGGCGGGGGCCGGGCAGTTTTACCGGCGTGCGTGTGGCGGCGGGTATTGCGCAGGGATTAGCGTTGGGCGCTGATTTGCCTGTGATTCCTATTTCAAATTTAACCGCCATGGCGCAGCAAGCCTATGAACAATATGGGGCCAATCGAGTTTTGGCGGCGATTGATGCGCGTATGGATGAAGTGTATTTTAGCTATTTGCAAGGGCAAAAAGTGCGGTCGGATTTTGGCGAGTTTATAGATTGGCAGACTATTATTGTCGAGCAAGTTTGTTCACCGGAGCAAGTGGTGATGCAATTAGCGGAGATGAATACGCCTTCCGTGCAAGCAGAAGATCGGCAAGTGGGAACCGGTTGGGCGGCATATGCTTTGTTAAATGAAGGCAATATTGGGTGTCCATCGGATATTCAATTGCCATCGGCGCGTTATATGTTGTCATTGGCGTTGCCGCATTATTGTCGTCAAGAATATATAAGTGCGGTCGAAATTGAGCCAGTTTATTTGCGTAATACTGTGGCTTGGAAGAAATTACCGGGCAGAGAATGA
- the rnd gene encoding ribonuclease D codes for MTNKKELENPPHFVVISSNQDLYEVCLQAERKSAVALDTEFVRTRTYYAQLGLIQLYDGEQVSLIDPNHIDDFSPFIRLLANPKVVKVLHASSEDLEVFQHYFQQLPTPMLDTQIIAAFLGLGNSVGLASLLKHYFGLEMDKGASRTDWLARPLSDTQLYYAAADVWYLLPLYVRMQQALSQTAWQSAVEYDCENLLHKREQGKDSEMAYLNIPNAWKLNSEELMRLKLLAKWRQEEAIKRNLALNFVVKGENLWQVAKYNPKHTSALLEIGLSTQEVRIHGKKMLQVLEQMKRIDMADYPPVINRIADDPRYKRAIKLLQQHVKDVVPPTLAPEVLAGKKSLESLLRWIWLKQQDPNQLPELLCGWRREYGLKLLKSLQSFA; via the coding sequence ATGACCAATAAAAAAGAACTCGAAAATCCACCGCACTTTGTCGTCATTTCCTCTAATCAAGATTTATATGAGGTGTGTTTACAAGCGGAACGTAAAAGTGCTGTTGCTTTAGACACCGAATTTGTGCGCACCCGTACATATTATGCTCAATTAGGCTTGATCCAATTATATGATGGTGAGCAAGTCAGTTTGATTGATCCTAATCATATTGATGATTTTTCGCCTTTTATCCGTTTGTTGGCAAATCCCAAAGTTGTCAAGGTATTACACGCCAGCAGTGAAGATTTGGAGGTGTTTCAGCATTATTTCCAACAGCTTCCTACGCCGATGCTTGATACGCAAATTATTGCCGCTTTTTTAGGGCTGGGCAATTCTGTTGGATTGGCGAGTTTGCTGAAACATTATTTTGGTCTGGAAATGGACAAAGGCGCCTCAAGAACCGATTGGCTCGCCCGCCCTTTATCGGACACGCAACTTTATTATGCCGCTGCTGATGTTTGGTATTTATTGCCGCTTTATGTGCGTATGCAACAAGCGTTAAGCCAAACAGCATGGCAAAGTGCAGTGGAATATGATTGTGAAAATTTATTGCATAAACGTGAACAAGGCAAAGACAGTGAAATGGCGTATTTGAATATTCCTAATGCTTGGAAATTGAATTCGGAAGAATTAATGCGCTTAAAATTGTTAGCAAAATGGCGTCAAGAAGAAGCAATTAAACGTAATCTTGCACTCAATTTTGTGGTAAAAGGCGAGAATTTGTGGCAAGTTGCTAAATATAATCCGAAACATACTTCGGCATTATTAGAGATTGGATTAAGTACGCAAGAAGTACGTATTCATGGTAAAAAAATGTTACAAGTTTTGGAGCAAATGAAACGAATTGATATGGCAGATTATCCACCGGTCATTAATCGAATCGCTGACGATCCTCGTTATAAACGTGCGATCAAGTTGTTACAGCAGCATGTCAAGGATGTGGTGCCACCAACTCTCGCGCCTGAAGTACTTGCTGGTAAGAAAAGTTTAGAAAGTTTGTTGCGTTGGATTTGGTTAAAACAACAAGATCCTAATCAATTGCCAGAATTGCTTTGTGGTTGGCGCAGAGAGTACGGGTTAAAGCTGCTGAAATCTTTACAAAGCTTTGCATAA
- the nhaA gene encoding Na(+)/H(+) antiporter NhaA yields the protein MVQYIKYFMKLEAASGVLLLAFAALAILLANTPLSHFYFDFLDLPVVIQIGAFSINKPLLMWVNDGFMAIFFILVGLEVKRELLVGAISSYQRAIFPAMGALGGMVVPALVYWFINRDFPDFQQGWAIPMATDIAFALGVLALLGKRVPFALKIFLLALAIIDDLGAIVVIALFFSHDLSTTALITAAISIVVLIGMNIRNVGSISAYMVVGTVLWASVLKSGVHATLAGVIIGFCVPLKARRGAKPLHDLEHALAPWCSFFILPFFAFSNAGVSLTGMGLETLTSPLTLGVALGLLLGKPIGVFLFSYLSVKFKLAKLPQGINFKQIFAVAVLCGIGFTMSMFLAGLAFGGEGGSETTAFARLGILIGSGLSAVIGYLLLKMFTSAPVEAKVGVAQ from the coding sequence ATGGTTCAATATATAAAGTACTTCATGAAACTGGAAGCGGCGAGCGGTGTGTTGTTATTAGCCTTTGCCGCGTTGGCAATTTTATTGGCGAATACGCCATTAAGTCATTTCTATTTTGATTTTCTTGATCTTCCGGTGGTCATTCAAATTGGTGCTTTTAGTATTAATAAACCATTATTGATGTGGGTGAATGATGGGTTTATGGCCATTTTCTTCATTTTAGTTGGACTTGAGGTTAAACGAGAATTGCTGGTAGGTGCTATTTCCAGTTATCAACGGGCGATTTTTCCAGCAATGGGCGCGCTTGGCGGTATGGTAGTACCGGCGTTGGTTTATTGGTTTATTAACCGTGATTTTCCGGACTTTCAACAAGGTTGGGCAATCCCAATGGCAACGGATATTGCTTTTGCGCTCGGCGTATTGGCGCTGTTAGGCAAACGGGTTCCCTTTGCATTGAAAATTTTCTTATTGGCACTTGCGATCATCGATGACTTAGGGGCGATTGTGGTCATTGCCTTGTTCTTTTCCCATGATTTAAGTACCACCGCGTTAATTACCGCGGCGATATCCATTGTAGTATTAATCGGGATGAATATCCGCAATGTCGGTTCAATCAGTGCCTATATGGTGGTGGGAACGGTGTTGTGGGCATCGGTGTTAAAATCCGGCGTTCACGCCACGCTTGCCGGCGTGATTATCGGTTTTTGTGTACCGTTGAAAGCGCGCCGCGGAGCTAAACCGCTACATGATTTGGAACACGCCTTAGCGCCTTGGTGTTCGTTTTTCATTTTACCATTTTTTGCGTTCTCCAATGCAGGCGTGAGCTTAACCGGTATGGGGTTAGAAACCTTAACGTCGCCATTAACTTTGGGGGTGGCATTAGGTTTATTGCTAGGAAAACCGATCGGCGTATTTTTGTTTAGTTATTTATCGGTAAAATTTAAGTTGGCTAAATTACCACAAGGTATCAATTTCAAACAAATTTTTGCGGTAGCGGTACTTTGCGGAATCGGTTTCACGATGTCCATGTTCCTTGCCGGACTGGCATTTGGTGGTGAAGGCGGAAGTGAAACGACTGCGTTTGCCCGTCTTGGTATTTTGATCGGTTCGGGATTATCGGCAGTGATCGGTTACTTGTTACTAAAAATGTTCACTTCCGCGCCGGTAGAGGCGAAAGTGGGTGTGGCACAATAA
- the selD gene encoding selenide, water dikinase produces MQNEDLQDIQSELNKTVAHTIRLTQYSHGAGCGCKISPKVLETILHSNMEKFVDPHLLVGNETKDDAAVYDIGNGVGIISTTDFFMPIVDDPFDFGRIAATNAISDIFAMGGKPIMAIAVLGFPIKVLPAEVAQRIVDGGRFACQQAGIALAGGHSIDAPEPIFGLAVTGVISTEKVKKNNSAQAGCKLFLTKPLGIGILTTAEKKGKLKAAHQGLATETMCKMNSIGSRFAELDAVTAMTDVTGFGLLGHLSEICEGSNLHAEVYFSKIKTLDGVERYIEKGCVPGGTERNFDSYGHKIGPMTELQKAVLCDPQTSGGLLIAVKPEAEQQVKTIAEEDGIQLIEVGRLLEKETESDVLIQVI; encoded by the coding sequence ATGCAAAACGAAGATCTACAGGATATTCAAAGTGAATTAAATAAGACTGTTGCCCATACGATTCGTTTGACCCAATACAGTCATGGCGCCGGTTGTGGTTGTAAAATTTCGCCTAAAGTATTAGAGACGATTTTGCATTCCAACATGGAAAAATTTGTTGATCCACATTTATTAGTGGGCAATGAAACGAAAGATGACGCCGCGGTTTATGATATTGGTAATGGCGTAGGGATTATCAGTACTACTGACTTTTTTATGCCGATTGTCGATGATCCTTTTGATTTCGGACGAATTGCCGCTACCAATGCCATCAGTGATATTTTTGCCATGGGCGGTAAACCGATTATGGCAATTGCGGTGTTAGGTTTTCCGATTAAAGTATTGCCAGCGGAAGTGGCGCAGCGTATTGTGGATGGTGGACGTTTTGCTTGCCAACAGGCTGGGATCGCACTTGCCGGTGGGCATTCTATTGATGCTCCGGAACCGATTTTCGGTTTGGCAGTGACTGGGGTGATCAGTACGGAAAAAGTGAAGAAAAACAACTCGGCGCAAGCAGGTTGTAAATTATTTTTAACCAAACCTTTAGGTATCGGCATATTAACGACAGCTGAGAAAAAAGGCAAATTAAAAGCGGCACATCAAGGTTTAGCAACAGAAACGATGTGCAAAATGAACAGTATTGGCAGCCGATTTGCTGAATTAGATGCGGTAACTGCCATGACGGATGTGACCGGTTTCGGTTTATTGGGACATTTAAGTGAGATTTGTGAGGGTTCCAATTTACACGCAGAAGTTTATTTCAGTAAAATCAAAACGTTAGATGGCGTTGAGCGTTATATTGAAAAAGGTTGCGTACCGGGGGGAACTGAACGTAACTTTGATAGTTATGGACACAAAATCGGCCCAATGACGGAGCTGCAAAAAGCGGTACTTTGTGATCCGCAAACTTCCGGCGGTTTATTAATTGCTGTCAAACCAGAAGCGGAACAGCAAGTCAAAACCATCGCAGAAGAAGATGGTATCCAATTAATTGAAGTCGGTCGGTTATTAGAGAAAGAAACGGAAAGTGACGTGCTTATTCAGGTGATCTAG
- the slp gene encoding outer membrane lipoprotein Slp family protein, with protein sequence MKRMWLMAVMVCGLSACVTPPPGLERNEFTIQSVKKIEPSDYECQCKEVRLGGKVLSATALKDQTKIEVLSLPVRGLSAKPSIDGAVEGRFIAYLPGFIDPEYLKDQFITVAGKLINQEKGKIDQADYWYPVVDVIHYKRWKLVQEYYYEPDDWDYWGYGRFGWSAHFWRPEPRLRYHLY encoded by the coding sequence ATGAAACGAATGTGGTTAATGGCGGTGATGGTGTGCGGGTTAAGTGCCTGTGTTACGCCGCCACCAGGATTGGAACGCAATGAATTTACGATTCAAAGCGTGAAAAAGATTGAACCGTCGGATTACGAATGTCAATGTAAAGAGGTGCGTTTGGGCGGTAAAGTCTTGTCGGCAACAGCGTTGAAAGATCAGACAAAAATTGAAGTATTAAGTTTGCCGGTGCGTGGTCTTTCGGCAAAACCGTCCATTGATGGTGCGGTTGAAGGGCGTTTTATTGCTTATCTACCAGGATTTATTGATCCGGAATATTTGAAAGATCAATTTATCACCGTTGCCGGAAAATTAATTAACCAAGAAAAAGGGAAAATTGATCAGGCGGATTATTGGTATCCTGTGGTTGATGTGATCCATTATAAACGCTGGAAATTAGTACAAGAATACTATTATGAACCGGACGATTGGGATTATTGGGGATATGGGCGCTTTGGTTGGTCTGCGCATTTTTGGCGACCGGAACCTCGTTTGCGCTATCATTTGTATTAA
- the argS gene encoding srginyl-tRNA synthase, whose amino-acid sequence MNIQSILADKIKQAMINAGADEQCDALIRQSSKAQFGDYQANGIMATAKKLGKNPREFAQNVLDVAELSGIAEKTEIAGPGFINIFLDKNWLANALNQALSEKNLGISAVEKQTIVADYSSPNVAKEMHVGHLRSTIIGDAVVRTLEFLGHNVIRANHVGDWGTQFGMLIAYLEKMENEHASEMELSDLEAFYRAAKEHYDSDPVFAEKARGYVVKLQGGDEYCRTMWKKLVDITMQQNQRNYNRLNVTLTEKDVMGESLYNPMLPGIVADLKAQGLAVEDDGALVVYLDEFKNKEGDPMGVIVQKKDGGFLYTTTDIAAAKYRYETLKADRALVFSDTRQSQHMQQAWLITRKAGYVPDSFQLEHKNFGMMLGKDGKPFKTRSGGTVKLADLLDEAIERAEKLIDEKSTALSVEEKAAVVDAVGIGSVKYADLSKNRTTDYVFDWDNMLSFDGNTAPYMQYAYTRIRSIFNKAQLNESQVIDAKMSLNAEQERTLAIKLLQFEEAVQLVAKEGSPHILCAYLYELAGIFSSFYEHCPILNHDDELVKLSRLKLALLTEKTLKQGLDLLGIKTVEKM is encoded by the coding sequence GTGAATATTCAATCTATTTTAGCCGACAAAATCAAACAAGCGATGATCAACGCCGGCGCTGATGAACAATGTGACGCTCTTATTCGCCAATCAAGTAAAGCGCAGTTTGGTGATTACCAAGCAAACGGAATTATGGCAACCGCCAAAAAATTGGGTAAAAACCCACGTGAATTTGCCCAAAATGTGTTGGATGTCGCGGAATTAAGCGGTATCGCTGAAAAAACGGAAATTGCCGGTCCTGGATTTATTAATATTTTCTTAGATAAAAACTGGTTAGCGAATGCCTTAAATCAAGCACTTAGCGAGAAGAATTTGGGCATAAGTGCGGTGGAAAAACAAACGATTGTCGCCGATTATTCCTCTCCGAATGTTGCCAAAGAAATGCACGTAGGACATTTGCGTTCAACGATCATCGGCGATGCGGTGGTACGTACACTAGAATTTTTGGGTCACAACGTTATCCGCGCCAACCATGTTGGTGACTGGGGAACGCAGTTCGGTATGTTGATTGCTTATTTGGAAAAAATGGAAAATGAACACGCCTCCGAAATGGAACTAAGCGACTTGGAAGCCTTTTATCGCGCGGCAAAAGAACATTACGACAGCGATCCGGTATTTGCAGAAAAAGCGCGTGGTTATGTCGTAAAATTACAAGGTGGAGATGAATACTGCCGCACGATGTGGAAAAAATTGGTGGATATCACCATGCAACAAAACCAACGCAACTACAATCGCTTAAATGTAACCTTAACAGAAAAAGACGTAATGGGCGAAAGTTTGTATAACCCAATGCTGCCGGGAATTGTCGCTGATCTGAAAGCACAAGGTTTAGCGGTAGAAGATGACGGTGCCTTAGTTGTCTATTTGGACGAATTTAAAAATAAAGAAGGCGATCCAATGGGCGTGATCGTACAGAAAAAAGATGGTGGATTTTTATACACCACCACAGATATTGCTGCAGCAAAATATCGTTATGAAACCTTAAAAGCCGACAGAGCCTTAGTTTTTTCTGATACACGCCAAAGCCAACATATGCAACAAGCCTGGCTTATCACACGTAAAGCCGGTTATGTGCCGGACAGTTTCCAATTGGAACACAAAAACTTTGGTATGATGCTTGGCAAAGACGGGAAACCATTTAAAACTCGTAGCGGTGGCACCGTAAAACTCGCAGATTTATTAGATGAAGCCATTGAACGGGCAGAAAAATTAATTGACGAAAAAAGCACCGCACTTTCTGTCGAAGAAAAAGCGGCGGTAGTTGACGCTGTGGGTATTGGTTCAGTGAAATATGCCGATTTATCCAAAAATCGTACCACAGATTACGTGTTTGACTGGGATAATATGCTAAGTTTCGACGGAAACACCGCGCCTTATATGCAATATGCTTATACCCGCATCCGCTCAATTTTTAATAAAGCACAATTGAACGAAAGCCAAGTGATTGATGCCAAAATGAGTTTAAACGCGGAACAAGAGAGAACCTTAGCGATTAAATTATTACAGTTTGAAGAAGCGGTACAACTTGTGGCAAAAGAAGGTTCACCACATATTCTTTGCGCCTATTTGTATGAATTAGCAGGGATTTTCTCCAGTTTCTACGAACATTGTCCGATCTTAAATCATGATGATGAACTGGTGAAATTAAGTCGTTTAAAATTGGCATTGTTAACGGAAAAAACCTTGAAACAAGGCTTAGATTTACTCGGCATTAAAACCGTCGAGAAAATGTAA
- the fadD gene encoding long-chain-fatty-acid--CoA ligase: protein MEKPWFKNYPENVPRELDTSMYDSILDMFDKAIFEHPDRAAYINMGQVLTFRKLEERSRAFAAYLQNELKLERGDRVALMMPNLLQYPIALFGILRAGLVVVNVNPLYTPRELEHQLQDSGAKAIVVVSNFASTLEEVVFNTQVKHVILTRMGDQLSFGKRTLVNFVVKYIKKLVPKYKLPNAVTFREVLAIGKHRQYVRPQLERDELAFLQYTGGTTGIAKGAMLSHGNIITNVFQAKWIAEPFIGNRAKERSAVIALPLYHVFALTVNCLLFIELGITGILITNPRDIDGFVKELKKYPFVALTGVNTLFNALLNNENFKEVDFSQLKLSVGGGMAVQQSVATRWHELTGCNIIEGYGMTECSPLIAACPINVVKHNGTIGVPVPNTDIRIIKDDGSEAKLGEPGELLVKGEQVMQGYWQRPEATSEVLKDGWMATGDIVVMDENYSLRIVDRKKDMIIVSGFNVYPNEIEDVVMLNYKVAEVVAVGMPHEVSGETIKIYVVKKDDSLTRDEIRQHCRKHLTGYKVPKDIEFREELPKSNVGKILRRVLREEELAKRATNA, encoded by the coding sequence ATGGAAAAACCTTGGTTTAAAAATTACCCGGAAAACGTTCCGAGAGAGCTTGATACCTCAATGTACGACAGTATTTTGGATATGTTTGATAAGGCAATTTTTGAACACCCAGACCGTGCTGCCTATATCAATATGGGGCAGGTGTTGACCTTTCGTAAATTAGAAGAACGTAGCCGAGCGTTCGCCGCGTATTTACAAAATGAATTAAAACTGGAACGTGGTGATCGTGTGGCATTGATGATGCCGAATTTATTGCAATATCCAATCGCACTATTCGGTATTTTGCGAGCCGGATTGGTGGTGGTGAATGTGAACCCGCTTTATACGCCGCGTGAATTAGAACATCAATTGCAAGATAGCGGTGCGAAAGCGATTGTGGTGGTTTCAAACTTTGCTTCTACCTTGGAAGAAGTCGTCTTCAATACTCAAGTTAAACACGTTATTTTAACCCGTATGGGCGATCAGTTGTCCTTTGGTAAACGTACGTTAGTTAATTTTGTAGTGAAATATATTAAAAAATTAGTGCCGAAATATAAATTGCCGAATGCAGTGACATTTCGTGAAGTGTTGGCGATTGGTAAACATCGTCAATATGTACGACCGCAATTGGAACGTGATGAATTGGCATTTTTGCAATATACCGGCGGTACGACGGGGATAGCCAAAGGTGCCATGTTGTCTCATGGTAATATCATTACCAATGTTTTCCAAGCCAAATGGATTGCGGAACCTTTTATTGGTAACCGTGCAAAAGAACGTAGTGCAGTGATTGCTTTACCGTTATATCATGTTTTTGCGCTGACGGTGAATTGCTTGTTATTTATCGAATTAGGCATTACCGGTATTTTAATTACCAATCCACGTGATATTGATGGTTTTGTCAAAGAATTGAAAAAATACCCTTTTGTGGCGCTAACCGGCGTAAATACGTTATTTAACGCTTTGTTAAATAACGAAAACTTTAAAGAAGTAGATTTTTCTCAATTAAAATTATCTGTCGGTGGCGGGATGGCTGTTCAGCAATCTGTTGCGACGCGTTGGCATGAGTTAACCGGCTGTAATATTATTGAAGGTTATGGCATGACGGAATGTTCCCCGTTAATTGCTGCCTGTCCAATTAATGTGGTTAAACATAATGGAACCATTGGCGTGCCTGTTCCGAATACGGATATTCGTATCATCAAAGATGACGGAAGTGAAGCTAAATTAGGTGAACCTGGCGAGTTATTGGTAAAAGGTGAACAAGTGATGCAAGGCTATTGGCAACGTCCGGAAGCTACTTCGGAGGTCTTGAAAGACGGTTGGATGGCGACGGGAGATATTGTGGTCATGGATGAAAATTACAGTTTACGTATCGTGGATCGTAAAAAAGATATGATCATTGTATCTGGTTTTAATGTGTATCCGAACGAAATTGAAGACGTAGTGATGCTAAATTACAAGGTGGCGGAAGTGGTGGCTGTCGGTATGCCACACGAGGTATCAGGCGAAACGATCAAAATTTACGTGGTGAAAAAAGATGACAGCTTGACACGCGATGAAATTCGTCAACATTGTCGTAAGCATTTGACCGGTTATAAAGTACCGAAAGATATTGAATTCCGAGAGGAATTACCAAAAAGCAATGTGGGGAAAATTTTGCGTCGCGTATTACGCGAAGAAGAATTGGCAAAACGTGCAACGAATGCTTAA
- a CDS encoding putative lipoprotein, whose protein sequence is MKKTTLALVAVLSLGLAACSSNKADDNSYNGEILFSAYEGNNLKLTIRKNNCDSSEGQVETLNLTQAYDSDLVVGACVRVSQDDQGATTVDNISRSKSRVWASRSGQ, encoded by the coding sequence ATGAAAAAAACAACGTTAGCGTTAGTTGCAGTATTAAGTTTAGGTTTAGCGGCGTGTTCATCAAATAAAGCGGATGATAATTCTTACAATGGTGAGATTTTGTTTAGCGCTTATGAAGGAAACAATTTGAAATTAACTATTCGCAAAAATAACTGCGATAGTTCAGAAGGTCAAGTAGAGACCTTAAATCTGACTCAAGCTTATGATTCAGATTTAGTGGTTGGTGCTTGTGTTCGCGTTTCTCAAGATGATCAAGGTGCGACAACCGTAGATAACATTTCTCGCTCTAAATCTCGCGTTTGGGCGTCGAGAAGTGGACAATAG